In Pseudomonas sp. Leaf58, one DNA window encodes the following:
- a CDS encoding TatD family hydrolase yields the protein MQLIDIGVNLTNSSFHDQQAAVVERALEAGVTQMVLTGTSLAVSEQALELCQQLDANGAHLFATAGVHPHDAKAWDAGSERQLRQLLSEPRVRAVGECGLDFNRDFSPRPLQEKALEVQLALAAELRLPVFLHERDASERLLAILKHYRDHLTGAVVHCFTGERDALFAYLDMDLHIGITGWICDERRGTHLHALVGNIAEGRLMLESDAPYLLPRSLRPKPKNGRNEPAFLPEVLREVALHRGEPAEHAAAHTTATARAFFQLP from the coding sequence ATGCAACTGATCGATATCGGCGTCAACCTGACCAACAGCAGTTTCCACGACCAGCAGGCGGCAGTCGTCGAGCGCGCGCTCGAAGCCGGCGTTACGCAGATGGTACTGACCGGCACCAGCCTGGCGGTCAGCGAACAAGCGCTGGAACTGTGCCAGCAATTGGATGCGAACGGCGCGCACCTATTCGCCACGGCGGGGGTTCACCCCCACGATGCCAAGGCCTGGGATGCAGGCAGCGAGCGCCAGTTGCGCCAACTGCTGAGTGAGCCACGGGTGCGCGCCGTGGGTGAATGCGGCCTGGATTTCAACCGCGACTTCTCCCCTCGCCCGCTGCAAGAAAAAGCCCTGGAGGTACAGCTGGCGCTGGCTGCCGAGCTGCGCCTACCGGTGTTTCTGCACGAACGCGATGCCAGCGAACGCTTGCTGGCGATCCTCAAGCACTACCGCGACCACTTGACCGGGGCAGTGGTGCATTGTTTTACCGGTGAGCGCGACGCGCTGTTCGCCTACCTGGACATGGACCTGCACATCGGCATTACCGGCTGGATTTGCGACGAGCGCCGGGGCACGCACCTGCATGCGCTGGTGGGCAACATTGCCGAGGGGCGGCTGATGCTCGAAAGCGATGCGCCTTACCTGCTGCCACGCAGCCTGCGACCGAAACCGAAGAATGGGCGCAACGAGCCGGCGTTCCTGCCAGAAGTGTTGCGTGAAGTGGCGTTGCATCGGGGTGAGCCTGCCGAGCACGCGGCGGCGCATACCACGGCGACAGCGCGGGCGTTTTTCCAACTCCCGTGA
- a CDS encoding transglycosylase SLT domain-containing protein yields the protein MRQYWLFFLLLLGLTLTGPAHARLPGPQHTTPPAKVRDLQQIRTSQVLRVLVNQSRNSSGEVKGEPVGIEYYRLRALEHYLNARAADGQEIQLKLIPRAKEQLLGALARGEGDLAAPGELLDPSVVRGVSSSAPVLDQVPLLLVGRKGERSFTHVEQLSGRTVALTSASAAGPLIQQVNQQLALRKRAPIKVEWVDSTLAVEDVLEMVQAGIYHLTVVEQPIARRWARVMPRLRLDSRVQLGTPQAMRWYVGRDAPQLLAAVDRFLQGYRAPGNQDAAFERIYRRQYRVHNPLASKDRQRLASLRSVLQKHAEAQQIDWLNLAALAFKESSLNPTARGTGGAHGLMQITPSAAQRVGVSNTATVDGNVQASARYLALIRRKFFASPKINERERMAFVLAAYNLGPERVQAMRAEARRRGLNGNQWFFQTERIAMEQVGMGPVNFVNSINKYFLAFNRERTGLERVAKR from the coding sequence ATGCGGCAATACTGGCTGTTTTTCCTGCTGTTGCTTGGGCTGACCTTGACCGGGCCTGCCCACGCACGTCTGCCAGGGCCGCAGCACACTACGCCGCCTGCCAAGGTGCGCGACCTGCAGCAGATTCGCACTAGCCAGGTGCTGCGAGTGCTGGTCAACCAGAGCCGCAATAGCTCGGGTGAGGTCAAGGGCGAGCCGGTCGGTATCGAGTATTATCGCCTGCGGGCACTGGAGCATTACCTCAATGCCCGCGCCGCTGACGGCCAGGAAATCCAGCTCAAGCTGATCCCTCGGGCCAAGGAGCAACTACTGGGTGCCTTGGCCCGTGGCGAGGGGGACCTGGCGGCGCCGGGCGAGTTGCTCGACCCCAGCGTGGTGCGCGGTGTCAGCAGCAGCGCGCCGGTGCTTGACCAGGTGCCTCTGCTGCTAGTGGGGCGCAAGGGCGAACGCAGCTTCACCCATGTCGAGCAACTGTCTGGGCGTACCGTGGCCTTGACCAGTGCCAGTGCCGCCGGCCCCTTGATCCAGCAGGTCAACCAACAATTGGCGCTGCGCAAACGCGCGCCAATCAAGGTGGAGTGGGTTGACTCGACACTGGCGGTTGAGGACGTGCTGGAGATGGTCCAGGCCGGCATCTATCACCTGACCGTGGTCGAGCAACCGATTGCCCGGCGCTGGGCCCGGGTGATGCCGCGCCTGCGGCTGGACAGCCGTGTGCAACTGGGGACGCCGCAAGCCATGCGCTGGTATGTTGGGCGTGATGCGCCGCAGTTGCTGGCTGCAGTCGATCGCTTTTTGCAGGGCTATCGCGCGCCTGGCAACCAGGACGCCGCGTTCGAGCGCATCTATCGCCGCCAATACCGGGTGCACAACCCGTTGGCTAGCAAGGACCGCCAGCGCCTGGCCTCACTGCGGTCGGTGCTGCAGAAGCACGCAGAGGCGCAGCAGATTGACTGGCTCAACCTGGCTGCGCTGGCCTTCAAGGAGTCGTCGCTCAACCCCACCGCGCGCGGTACCGGCGGTGCCCATGGCCTGATGCAGATCACACCGTCGGCAGCGCAGCGCGTGGGGGTGAGCAACACCGCCACGGTGGACGGTAATGTCCAGGCCAGTGCCCGCTACCTGGCGCTGATCCGGCGCAAGTTCTTTGCCAGCCCCAAAATCAACGAGCGTGAGCGCATGGCCTTCGTGCTGGCGGCCTACAACCTAGGCCCCGAGCGGGTTCAGGCTATGCGTGCCGAGGCGCGGCGGCGTGGGCTGAACGGCAACCAATGGTTCTTCCAGACCGAACGCATTGCCATGGAGCAGGTAGGCATGGGGCCGGTCAACTTCGTCAATAGCATCAACAAGTACTTTTTGGCGTTCAACCGGGAGCGCACCGGGCTAGAGCGAGTAGCAAAGCGCTAA
- a CDS encoding DoxX family protein: MNNATLNTLFATRAGAGLSIIRILVGIIFMAHGAQKLFGLFGGYGLEGTGQWMESIGLAPGYLMALLSGGAEFFGGLALVIGLLARPAALALTVTLVVAIFSVHIGNGLFMANNGYEFALALLAGTVAVLIEGAGRFSLDRLIAR, encoded by the coding sequence ATGAACAACGCTACCCTCAATACCCTGTTCGCCACCCGTGCTGGCGCAGGCCTCAGCATCATCCGCATCTTGGTCGGTATCATCTTCATGGCGCATGGCGCGCAAAAGCTGTTCGGTCTGTTCGGTGGCTATGGTCTTGAAGGCACCGGGCAGTGGATGGAAAGCATTGGCTTGGCCCCAGGTTACCTGATGGCCCTGTTGTCCGGTGGTGCCGAGTTCTTCGGCGGCCTGGCCCTGGTGATTGGCTTGCTGGCCCGCCCGGCCGCCTTGGCGCTGACTGTGACCCTGGTGGTGGCAATCTTCTCGGTGCACATCGGCAACGGCCTGTTCATGGCCAACAACGGTTACGAGTTTGCCTTGGCCCTGCTGGCTGGCACCGTTGCAGTGCTGATTGAAGGTGCCGGGCGCTTCTCGCTGGACCGCCTGATCGCCCGGTAA
- the greB gene encoding transcription elongation factor GreB, protein MSTNIITTQGHAALKSELDHLWRVYRPEITQKVTWAASLGDRSENADYQYNKKLLREIDRRVRYLRKRLEDVKVVAYSPEQEGKVFFGAWVEVENDEGETMKFRIVGYDEIYGRNDYISIDSPMARALLKKQEGDEVVVHTPTGEATWYVSSITYGQ, encoded by the coding sequence TTGAGTACCAACATTATCACCACGCAAGGCCATGCGGCGCTGAAGAGCGAACTGGACCACCTGTGGCGGGTGTATCGCCCGGAGATTACCCAAAAGGTCACCTGGGCGGCGTCGCTGGGTGACCGTAGCGAAAACGCCGACTACCAGTACAACAAGAAGTTGCTGCGCGAGATCGACCGTCGGGTGCGTTACCTGCGCAAGCGTCTTGAAGATGTGAAGGTGGTGGCCTACTCGCCGGAGCAGGAAGGCAAGGTGTTTTTCGGTGCCTGGGTGGAGGTCGAGAACGACGAGGGCGAGACCATGAAGTTTCGCATCGTCGGCTATGACGAGATTTACGGGCGCAATGACTACATCTCGATCGACTCACCCATGGCACGCGCCTTACTGAAGAAGCAGGAGGGTGATGAGGTGGTGGTGCACACGCCTACCGGTGAAGCGACCTGGTATGTGAGCAGCATCACTTACGGCCAATAA
- a CDS encoding ABC transporter permease — protein sequence MNHMPLSRLGGLALRQLLRDLRASEVRVLFFALLVAVAASTAIGYFGARLNGAMQLRASEFLGADLVLQGSAPAREQQLEAGKALGLRHAQVVEFTSVVGGDNGIQLSSVKAADNAYPLRGQVRSAAAPYAAEAPGGGPAPGEAWVEPRLLAALGLSVGDSIDVGMKTLRMSRVLTYEPDRANNFYSLTPRVMMNLADLQATGVIQPGSRVTYRDLWRGDAEALAQYRQAVEKDLAAHQRLRDTRDGNQQIGGALGKAERYLNMASLVAVLLAGVAVALSASRYAARRLDASALLRCLGLSRRQALGLYCLQLAMLGLVAALVGALLGWLAQLGLFRLLHGLLPSVVPAGGIIPALAGIGTGLVALAGFALPPIAALGQVPPLRVLRRDLLPIPPSSWLVYGTALLALGLIMWRLSLDLLLTFALLGGGLVAALLLGGLLLLGLRSLRQLLAGAPLTWRLGLGQLLRHPMAAAGQALAFGLILLAMALVALLRAELLDTWQAQLPKDAPNHFALNILPDDRAPFAQRLQQVNATSAPLYPVTPGRLVQINEQPVQQVVSKDSAGERAVQRDLSLTWAAALPDGNQLTAGDWWQALPAEGELPGVSVEAELATSLKLQLGDLLTFDIGGQQRQARVSSLRSVHWDSFQPNFYMIFQPGTLQGLPTTYLTSFYLAPGHDLEVVALSRAFPAVTILQVDALLDQLRSILAQVTLAVEYVLLFVLAAGLAVLFAGLQATLDERIRQGALLRALGAARPLLVKARRIEFGLLGAASGLLAAVGCELITLVLYRYAFDLQWSPHPWLLALPLAGALLVGGAGVLGTRRALNASPLAVLRET from the coding sequence ATGAACCATATGCCGTTGTCCCGCTTGGGCGGCCTAGCCCTACGCCAACTGCTGCGCGACCTTCGCGCCAGTGAAGTGCGCGTACTGTTCTTCGCCCTGCTGGTGGCGGTGGCGGCCAGCACGGCCATCGGCTATTTCGGTGCCCGCCTGAACGGCGCCATGCAATTGCGCGCCAGCGAGTTCCTGGGCGCCGACCTGGTACTGCAAGGCAGTGCACCGGCCCGCGAGCAACAGCTCGAAGCCGGCAAGGCGCTTGGCTTGCGCCATGCGCAGGTGGTTGAGTTCACCAGCGTGGTCGGCGGCGACAACGGCATCCAGCTATCCAGTGTCAAAGCTGCCGACAACGCCTATCCGTTGCGTGGGCAGGTGCGCAGCGCCGCAGCGCCCTATGCCGCAGAAGCCCCCGGTGGCGGCCCGGCGCCTGGCGAGGCGTGGGTCGAGCCGCGCCTGCTGGCGGCACTGGGGCTGTCGGTGGGCGACAGTATCGACGTCGGCATGAAAACCCTGCGCATGAGCCGCGTGCTTACCTACGAACCAGACCGCGCCAACAACTTCTACAGCCTTACCCCGCGGGTAATGATGAACCTGGCCGACCTGCAAGCCACCGGCGTGATCCAGCCGGGCAGCCGGGTCACCTACCGTGACCTGTGGCGCGGGGATGCCGAGGCGTTGGCCCAGTACCGCCAGGCCGTTGAAAAGGACCTGGCCGCCCACCAGCGTTTGCGCGATACCCGCGATGGCAACCAACAAATCGGCGGCGCCTTGGGCAAGGCCGAACGCTACCTGAACATGGCCAGCCTGGTGGCGGTGCTGCTGGCCGGGGTGGCCGTGGCCTTGTCCGCCAGCCGCTATGCCGCGCGCCGCCTGGACGCTAGCGCCTTGCTGCGCTGCCTGGGCCTCTCGCGGCGCCAGGCCCTGGGCCTGTATTGCCTGCAGTTGGCTATGCTCGGCCTGGTCGCGGCACTGGTCGGCGCGCTGCTCGGCTGGCTGGCGCAACTAGGCCTGTTCCGCCTGCTGCATGGCCTACTGCCAAGCGTGGTGCCTGCCGGCGGCATCATCCCGGCCCTTGCCGGCATCGGCACCGGGCTGGTGGCACTGGCCGGCTTCGCCCTGCCCCCCATCGCCGCACTGGGCCAGGTCCCGCCGCTGCGCGTGCTGCGCCGCGACCTACTGCCGATACCGCCTAGCAGCTGGCTGGTATACGGCACCGCCCTGCTCGCCCTGGGCCTGATCATGTGGCGTTTGAGCCTCGACCTGCTACTCACCTTTGCCCTGCTCGGTGGCGGCCTGGTCGCCGCGCTGCTGCTTGGCGGCCTACTGTTGCTGGGCTTGCGCAGCCTGCGCCAGCTGCTGGCCGGGGCACCGCTGACCTGGCGCCTGGGGCTGGGCCAACTGCTGCGCCACCCCATGGCCGCTGCCGGCCAGGCCCTGGCGTTCGGCCTGATCCTGCTGGCGATGGCCCTGGTCGCCCTGCTGCGCGCAGAACTGCTCGACACCTGGCAAGCGCAGTTGCCCAAAGATGCGCCCAACCATTTTGCCCTCAACATCCTGCCGGATGACCGAGCACCCTTCGCCCAGCGCCTGCAACAGGTCAACGCCACTTCGGCGCCGCTGTACCCGGTAACGCCCGGGCGCCTGGTACAAATCAATGAGCAGCCGGTGCAGCAGGTGGTCAGCAAGGACTCAGCCGGCGAACGTGCCGTGCAACGTGACCTCAGCCTGACCTGGGCCGCCGCATTGCCCGACGGCAATCAACTAACTGCCGGCGACTGGTGGCAAGCCTTGCCAGCCGAAGGTGAACTCCCCGGCGTTTCGGTGGAGGCCGAGCTGGCCACCAGCCTGAAACTGCAATTGGGCGACTTGCTGACCTTCGACATCGGCGGGCAGCAGCGCCAGGCCCGGGTCAGCAGCCTTCGCAGCGTGCACTGGGACAGCTTCCAGCCGAACTTCTACATGATCTTCCAGCCCGGCACTCTGCAGGGGCTGCCTACTACCTACCTGACCAGCTTCTACCTGGCGCCAGGCCATGACCTGGAGGTAGTGGCGCTGTCACGGGCGTTCCCGGCAGTGACCATCTTGCAGGTAGACGCCTTGCTCGACCAGTTGCGCAGCATTCTCGCCCAGGTGACCCTGGCAGTGGAGTACGTGTTGTTGTTTGTGTTGGCAGCCGGGCTGGCCGTGTTGTTTGCTGGCTTGCAGGCAACACTGGACGAACGCATCCGCCAGGGCGCCCTGCTGCGTGCGCTGGGGGCGGCGCGGCCCTTGCTGGTCAAGGCACGGCGGATCGAGTTCGGCCTGCTCGGCGCCGCCAGCGGGTTACTGGCCGCGGTGGGGTGCGAGTTGATTACCCTGGTGCTGTACCGCTATGCCTTCGACCTGCAGTGGAGCCCGCATCCGTGGCTGCTGGCGCTGCCACTGGCGGGGGCGCTGCTGGTAGGTGGTGCAGGGGTGCTGGGCACGCGGCGGGCTTTGAATGCCAGCCCCTTGGCGGTGTTGCGGGAAACTTGA
- a CDS encoding ABC transporter ATP-binding protein, giving the protein MGPSILVAQNLSKVVPSAEGDLTILHALSLELAQGDSLAIVGASGSGKSTLLGLLAGLDQPSAGQVILAGHDLGPLDEDQRARVRAEHVGFVFQSFQLLDSLNALENVMLPLELDGRRDARDHARTLLERVGLGKRLSHTPRQLSGGEQQRVAIARAFAAQPAVLFADEPTGNLDSHTGERISDLLFELNKERGTTLVLVTHDERLACRCRRQIRLDAGRLVAPVEAR; this is encoded by the coding sequence ATGGGCCCCAGCATTCTCGTTGCGCAGAACCTTAGCAAAGTGGTCCCCAGCGCGGAAGGTGACCTGACCATCCTGCACGCGCTCTCCCTTGAGTTGGCCCAAGGCGATAGCCTGGCCATCGTCGGCGCTTCGGGCTCGGGCAAGTCGACCCTGCTTGGTCTGCTCGCCGGGCTCGATCAGCCCAGTGCCGGCCAAGTAATCCTCGCCGGCCACGACTTGGGGCCGCTGGATGAAGACCAGCGCGCGCGGGTGCGCGCCGAACATGTGGGCTTCGTGTTCCAGTCGTTCCAACTGCTCGACAGCCTCAACGCCCTGGAAAACGTCATGCTGCCGCTAGAGCTGGACGGCCGCCGCGATGCCCGCGATCACGCGCGCACCCTGCTCGAACGGGTTGGCCTGGGCAAGCGCCTGAGCCACACCCCGCGCCAACTGTCGGGCGGGGAGCAGCAGCGGGTGGCCATCGCCCGCGCTTTCGCCGCACAACCGGCGGTGCTGTTTGCTGACGAGCCCACCGGCAACCTCGACAGCCACACCGGCGAGCGCATCAGCGACCTGCTGTTCGAACTGAACAAGGAGCGTGGCACCACCCTGGTGCTGGTGACCCACGACGAACGCCTGGCCTGCCGCTGCCGCCGCCAGATCCGCCTGGACGCGGGCCGCCTGGTAGCCCCGGTGGAGGCCCGATGA
- a CDS encoding arylesterase, producing the protein MRMWWLSAGLALYCLAQSAAAGTLLVVGDSISAGFGLDTRQGWVALLQARLKDQGFDDKVVNASISGDTSAGGQARLPALLAAYKPSLVVLELGGNDGLRGQPPAQLQQNLASMIDSARQAGAKVLLLGMRLPPNYGVRYTTSFAKVYEQLATDKQVPLVPFFLDGVGGVPELMQADGIHPAQGAQQRLLENAWPAIKPLL; encoded by the coding sequence ATGCGAATGTGGTGGTTGAGTGCCGGTCTGGCCTTGTATTGCCTGGCCCAGAGCGCGGCGGCGGGAACACTGCTGGTTGTCGGCGATAGTATCAGCGCCGGTTTTGGCCTGGATACCCGCCAGGGTTGGGTGGCTTTGCTGCAGGCCCGTCTCAAAGACCAAGGTTTCGATGACAAAGTGGTCAATGCATCGATCAGCGGCGATACCAGTGCAGGTGGTCAGGCGCGGTTGCCGGCGCTGCTTGCAGCGTATAAGCCCAGCCTGGTGGTGCTGGAGCTTGGTGGCAACGATGGCCTGCGCGGGCAGCCGCCGGCGCAATTGCAACAAAATCTTGCCTCAATGATCGACAGTGCGCGCCAGGCTGGTGCCAAGGTGCTGCTGCTGGGTATGCGCTTGCCGCCCAATTACGGTGTGCGCTACACCACTTCGTTTGCCAAGGTGTATGAACAACTGGCCACTGACAAGCAGGTGCCTTTGGTGCCGTTTTTCCTCGACGGGGTAGGGGGCGTGCCTGAATTGATGCAGGCCGACGGTATCCACCCGGCTCAGGGTGCTCAGCAGCGCCTGCTGGAAAATGCCTGGCCGGCGATAAAACCCTTGCTGTGA
- a CDS encoding L,D-transpeptidase family protein has product MLPRFPVVTRSLSLAALLVAGPAAALELPLPPPGEDIVGQVQVIKAKYEDTFADIGTANDLGYLEMIAANPGVDPWLPGAGTEIILPTRYILPPGPREGVVINLAEYRLYYYPKGQSVVHTFPLGIGREGWGSPIANTKIIAKTPNPTWTPPASIRKEHAADGDILPAVVPAGPDNPLGPFKFTLGVPGYLIHGSNKKFGIGMRTSHGCFRMLNNNVLELSKMVPVGTPVRIINEPYKFGISSGKVYLEAHTPLDDQGNPSVVDKHTAVINALLKREDLANNLRMNWDMVRDVVAAEDGMPVEIAVPTESQGGAPMVSSIPPELQ; this is encoded by the coding sequence ATGTTGCCGCGCTTTCCTGTCGTCACCCGTAGCCTGTCCCTGGCCGCCCTGTTGGTAGCGGGTCCCGCTGCTGCACTGGAGCTGCCACTGCCACCGCCTGGTGAAGACATCGTCGGCCAGGTGCAGGTGATCAAGGCAAAATACGAGGATACGTTTGCCGATATCGGCACTGCCAACGACCTCGGCTACCTGGAAATGATCGCCGCCAACCCGGGCGTCGACCCCTGGCTGCCGGGTGCTGGCACCGAGATCATCTTGCCGACGCGCTACATCCTGCCGCCTGGCCCGCGTGAAGGGGTGGTCATCAACTTGGCCGAGTATCGTTTGTATTACTACCCGAAAGGGCAAAGCGTGGTGCACACCTTCCCGCTCGGGATTGGCCGTGAAGGTTGGGGGTCGCCCATCGCCAACACCAAGATCATCGCCAAGACACCAAACCCAACCTGGACGCCGCCTGCTTCTATTCGTAAAGAGCACGCTGCGGACGGTGACATCCTGCCGGCTGTTGTACCGGCCGGTCCGGACAACCCGCTGGGGCCATTCAAGTTCACCCTGGGCGTGCCGGGCTACCTGATCCACGGCTCGAACAAGAAGTTCGGCATTGGTATGCGTACCAGCCACGGTTGCTTCCGCATGCTTAACAACAACGTGCTGGAACTGTCGAAGATGGTGCCGGTGGGAACGCCGGTGCGCATCATCAACGAGCCTTACAAGTTCGGTATCAGTAGCGGCAAGGTCTATTTGGAGGCACACACGCCGCTGGACGACCAGGGTAATCCGTCGGTGGTCGACAAACACACAGCGGTTATCAATGCCTTGCTCAAGCGTGAAGACTTGGCCAATAACCTACGCATGAACTGGGATATGGTGCGCGATGTGGTTGCCGCGGAAGATGGCATGCCGGTGGAAATTGCCGTGCCGACCGAGAGCCAAGGTGGAGCACCGATGGTGTCGAGCATTCCGCCCGAACTGCAGTAG
- the oprI gene encoding outer membrane lipoprotei OprI, with protein sequence MNNVLKFSALALAAVLATGCSSVSKETEARLTATEDAAARAQARADEAYRKADDALAAAQKAQQTADEANERALRMLDKASRK encoded by the coding sequence ATGAACAACGTTCTGAAATTCTCTGCTCTGGCTCTGGCCGCAGTTCTGGCTACCGGTTGCAGCAGCGTATCCAAAGAAACCGAAGCTCGTCTGACTGCGACTGAAGACGCAGCAGCTCGCGCTCAAGCTCGTGCTGACGAAGCCTACCGTAAGGCTGACGACGCACTGGCAGCCGCTCAGAAGGCTCAGCAGACCGCTGACGAAGCCAATGAGCGTGCTCTGCGTATGCTGGACAAAGCCAGCCGCAAGTAA
- a CDS encoding GNAT family N-acetyltransferase has product MSEALTIHHDQAGHQFETNVDGHRAYLTYMDLGKQTLDIYRTFVPNALRGRGIAAALTERALEYAEQMGYTVIPSCSYVERYMERQQRHSSKA; this is encoded by the coding sequence ATGAGCGAAGCGCTGACCATCCACCATGACCAGGCCGGTCATCAGTTCGAGACCAATGTGGACGGTCATCGTGCCTACCTGACCTACATGGACCTGGGCAAGCAGACGCTGGACATCTATCGCACCTTCGTGCCCAACGCCTTGCGAGGCCGCGGGATTGCTGCCGCCCTGACCGAACGGGCGTTGGAGTACGCTGAGCAGATGGGCTATACGGTGATTCCGTCCTGCTCGTACGTGGAACGCTACATGGAGCGCCAGCAGCGGCATTCGAGCAAGGCTTGA
- a CDS encoding 3-deoxy-7-phosphoheptulonate synthase — MADLPIDDLNVASNETLITPDQLKKEIPLSAKALQTVTAGREVVRNILDGKDHRLFVVVGPCSIHDIKAAHEYAERLKVLAEEVSDTLYLVMRVYFEKPRTTVGWKGLINDPYLDDSFKIQDGLHIGRQLLLDLAEMGLPTATEALDPISPQYLQDLISWSAIGARTTESQTHREMASGLSSAVGFKNGTDGGLTVAINALQSVSKPHRFLGINQEGGVSIVTTKGNPYGHVVLRGGNGKPNYDSVSVALCEQDLAKAKIKANIMVDCSHANSNKDPALQPLVMENVANQILEGNQSIIGLMVESHLNWGCQSIPKNLDELQYGVSVTDACIDWSATEKTLRSMHAKLKDVLPQRKRG; from the coding sequence ATGGCTGATTTACCGATCGATGACTTGAACGTTGCCTCCAACGAGACGCTGATCACCCCCGATCAGCTCAAAAAGGAAATCCCTCTCAGCGCCAAGGCCCTGCAGACCGTAACTGCCGGCCGTGAAGTGGTGCGCAATATTCTCGACGGCAAGGACCATCGCCTGTTCGTCGTGGTTGGCCCTTGCTCCATCCACGATATCAAGGCTGCCCACGAATACGCCGAGCGCTTGAAGGTACTGGCTGAGGAAGTGTCCGACACGCTGTACCTGGTCATGCGCGTGTACTTCGAAAAACCGCGCACCACCGTTGGCTGGAAAGGCCTGATCAACGACCCCTACCTGGATGACTCGTTCAAGATCCAGGACGGCCTGCACATCGGCCGCCAGCTGCTGTTGGACCTGGCCGAGATGGGCCTGCCGACCGCCACCGAAGCACTTGACCCGATTTCCCCGCAGTACTTGCAAGACCTGATCAGTTGGTCGGCCATCGGCGCCCGCACCACCGAATCGCAGACCCACCGCGAGATGGCCTCGGGCCTGTCTTCGGCGGTCGGCTTCAAAAACGGCACCGACGGCGGCCTGACCGTTGCCATCAATGCCCTGCAGTCGGTGTCCAAGCCACATCGTTTCCTGGGCATCAACCAGGAAGGCGGCGTGTCGATCGTCACCACCAAGGGTAACCCTTACGGCCACGTGGTACTGCGCGGCGGCAACGGCAAGCCGAACTACGACTCGGTCAGCGTCGCCCTGTGCGAGCAAGACCTGGCGAAGGCCAAGATCAAGGCCAATATCATGGTCGACTGCAGCCACGCCAACTCCAACAAGGACCCAGCCCTGCAACCGCTGGTGATGGAGAACGTCGCCAACCAGATCCTCGAAGGCAACCAGTCGATCATCGGCCTGATGGTCGAGAGCCACCTCAACTGGGGCTGCCAATCGATTCCCAAGAACCTGGACGAACTGCAATATGGCGTGTCGGTCACCGATGCCTGCATCGACTGGTCGGCCACCGAGAAGACCTTGCGCAGCATGCACGCCAAGCTGAAGGATGTGCTGCCGCAACGTAAACGCGGCTGA
- a CDS encoding putative 2-dehydropantoate 2-reductase, protein MHPHTPRIGIIGSGAIGGFYGLMLARAGFDVHFLLRSEYQAVSEQGLSLDSVVHGALQMKVQAYASVADMPPCDWLLIGAKATSNDQLAPLIVQAAAAGAKVVLLQNGLGVEEQLRPALRSDMHLLGGLCFICVNRQAPGVIRHQALGTVNLGYHSGPASDGGAALVNEGAALFRAAGIDSQAMPNLAQARWQKLVWNVPYNGLSVLLGASTTPLMADSHSRALIQALMAEVVQGAAACGHVLPEGYAENLLQVTERMPDYWPSMYHDYAHKRPLELQAIYAEPLARARAAGCSLPRMQMLYEALAFIDHSEQARQSQR, encoded by the coding sequence ATGCATCCGCACACACCCCGCATCGGCATCATCGGCAGTGGCGCCATCGGCGGCTTTTATGGGTTGATGTTGGCGCGGGCCGGCTTTGATGTGCATTTTCTGTTGCGCAGCGAGTACCAGGCCGTCAGTGAGCAGGGGTTGAGCCTGGACAGCGTTGTGCATGGCGCGCTGCAAATGAAGGTGCAGGCTTATGCCAGCGTCGCCGATATGCCGCCCTGCGACTGGCTGCTGATTGGGGCCAAGGCCACCAGCAACGACCAGCTGGCGCCGCTGATCGTGCAGGCGGCCGCTGCCGGTGCCAAGGTGGTACTGCTGCAGAACGGCCTGGGCGTGGAGGAGCAATTGCGCCCAGCCTTGCGCAGCGATATGCACCTGCTGGGCGGCCTATGTTTCATTTGTGTCAACCGCCAGGCACCCGGCGTGATCCGTCACCAGGCCTTGGGAACGGTCAACCTTGGGTACCACAGCGGGCCAGCCAGCGATGGCGGCGCCGCGCTGGTCAACGAGGGCGCGGCGCTGTTCCGGGCCGCTGGCATCGATTCGCAGGCCATGCCAAACCTGGCCCAGGCGCGCTGGCAGAAGCTGGTGTGGAACGTGCCCTACAACGGTTTGTCGGTACTGCTCGGTGCCAGCACCACGCCGCTGATGGCCGACAGCCACAGCCGCGCGCTGATCCAGGCGCTGATGGCCGAGGTGGTACAGGGGGCGGCGGCGTGTGGCCACGTACTGCCCGAGGGCTATGCCGAAAACCTGCTCCAGGTGACCGAGCGCATGCCCGATTACTGGCCCAGCATGTACCACGACTACGCCCACAAGCGCCCGCTGGAGTTGCAGGCCATTTATGCTGAGCCGCTGGCGCGTGCGCGAGCCGCAGGCTGTAGCTTGCCGCGCATGCAGATGCTGTATGAGGCGTTGGCCTTCATCGATCACAGCGAGCAGGCTCGGCAAAGCCAGCGTTGA